In Paenibacillus sp. BIC5C1, a genomic segment contains:
- a CDS encoding aminopeptidase, which produces MDFHEKLQRYAALVINIGVHIQRGQILVITAPIAAAAFVRLVVKHAYGAGAYDVYIEWSDDEITRLKYELAPDSVFHEYPAFRVAGWETFAENNAAFLTITAPNPDLLHGIDPQRIMNSNASKGKALAKFRSYGMSNKVSWSIVTVPSMAWAAKVFPDVVEEHLIDTMWEAIFDVTRINSDDPVEAWKTHLELLRNKTNQLNRKKYRALRYRGPGTDLRIELSPKHIWVSDADNINEKGASFLANIPSEEVWTVPLKQGVNGTVRSTKPLSYEGYLIDDFSLTFENGKIINIQAAQGLEVLSKLISVDEGAAYLGEIALVPHHSPISESGLVFYNSLFDENASNHLAIGNAYSFCLEGGNEMTEAEKAANGVNSSLIHVDFMIGSANMDIDGELADGDLEPVFRHGNWA; this is translated from the coding sequence TTGGATTTTCATGAAAAATTACAGCGTTACGCAGCACTTGTGATCAACATTGGTGTACATATTCAGAGGGGACAAATACTTGTCATAACCGCGCCGATAGCGGCTGCGGCGTTTGTTCGACTAGTTGTAAAACATGCTTATGGGGCAGGCGCTTACGATGTTTATATCGAGTGGAGCGACGATGAGATTACGCGTTTGAAGTATGAACTTGCACCGGATTCGGTGTTCCACGAATATCCTGCGTTCCGGGTAGCCGGATGGGAAACTTTTGCCGAAAATAATGCTGCTTTCCTGACGATCACTGCACCCAATCCCGATCTTCTACATGGAATAGATCCACAGCGAATCATGAATTCGAATGCATCCAAAGGTAAGGCATTAGCCAAATTTCGCAGCTACGGCATGTCCAACAAGGTCAGTTGGTCTATAGTTACGGTTCCCTCAATGGCTTGGGCAGCCAAGGTGTTTCCTGATGTTGTCGAGGAGCATTTGATCGATACGATGTGGGAAGCTATTTTTGACGTTACGAGGATTAATTCGGACGATCCCGTTGAGGCATGGAAGACGCATCTTGAGCTGCTTAGAAACAAGACGAATCAACTTAATCGTAAAAAGTATCGAGCACTGCGATACCGTGGTCCTGGTACCGATCTGCGGATAGAATTGTCGCCTAAACATATCTGGGTTAGTGATGCGGATAACATCAACGAAAAGGGTGCTTCATTTTTGGCAAACATTCCGTCAGAAGAAGTATGGACTGTTCCGTTAAAGCAGGGCGTGAACGGCACGGTTCGCAGTACTAAGCCGTTAAGTTATGAAGGATATTTAATCGATGATTTCTCCTTGACGTTTGAAAACGGGAAAATTATTAATATTCAAGCAGCGCAAGGGCTTGAGGTGCTAAGTAAACTAATTAGCGTCGATGAAGGCGCGGCGTATCTGGGCGAGATTGCGCTGGTACCTCATCATTCCCCGATTTCGGAATCAGGGCTTGTTTTTTATAACTCTCTCTTTGACGAAAATGCATCCAACCATCTTGCGATCGGTAATGCGTATTCCTTCTGTCTTGAGGGAGGGAACGAGATGACTGAAGCGGAAAAGGCGGCAAACGGTGTGAACTCAAGCCTCATTCATGTCGACTTTATGATTGGATCGGCTAATATGGATATTGATGGAGAACTTGCAGATGGTGATTTGGAACCTGTGTTTCGTCACGGTAACTGGGCGTGA
- a CDS encoding TetR/AcrR family transcriptional regulator, translated as MSPRNILKDQQMRKERIEHILDSALQTMAKRGIDSTNIKDIAKEAKLSVGNIYTYFTSKDEIFSEVLLRGQTMYGRTIALLADLDIDPREKLFEIGKGWLSNESNWAFTIMLQSIRTNQAVSTEIKQAATQRFTDNLEPLAEIFRQGQNAGGIIQGDARQLAFYFVSLIQGLTLQLAPGYEIQVDIDPEKIVRLFMIPEKEGSTSDLFKKNNDLSYINKKMFDR; from the coding sequence ATGTCACCCAGAAACATACTAAAGGACCAACAAATGAGAAAGGAACGCATCGAGCACATCTTGGATTCAGCATTACAAACCATGGCCAAACGTGGAATTGATTCAACCAATATTAAAGATATTGCCAAGGAAGCAAAACTTAGCGTCGGCAATATTTATACTTACTTTACATCGAAGGATGAAATTTTCAGTGAGGTTCTGCTTCGAGGACAAACAATGTATGGAAGGACCATTGCACTGCTAGCAGACCTGGATATAGACCCTCGTGAAAAACTATTTGAGATTGGTAAAGGCTGGTTATCAAACGAGAGTAATTGGGCCTTCACCATCATGTTGCAAAGTATACGAACGAATCAGGCCGTCAGCACCGAAATAAAACAAGCTGCAACCCAGAGATTTACCGACAATCTGGAACCTTTGGCAGAGATCTTTCGCCAAGGACAGAACGCCGGAGGCATCATACAAGGAGATGCTCGGCAACTTGCGTTTTATTTTGTAAGTCTGATTCAAGGTCTGACCTTGCAGCTCGCTCCAGGTTATGAAATACAAGTAGATATTGACCCGGAGAAAATCGTTCGTCTTTTTATGATACCAGAGAAAGAGGGTTCAACAAGCGATCTGTTTAAGAAAAACAATGATTTAAGTTACATAAATAAAAAAATGTTTGACAGGTAA
- a CDS encoding ABC transporter ATP-binding protein: MSGDMLMISDLNKTFVAPVGEIIALNNIQLNVRKGELVTIIGPSGCGKSTLLKIVAGLDMQYTGTVLLNGKPITGPSIEKGFIFQEPRLFPWLTVEKNIASNLSLRDPNVRKKVEDLIELVRLKGFEKSYPRELSGGMAQRVSIARALLRNPDVLLLDEPFGALDAFTRSHLQEVLLDIWQRNGTTMLFVTHDLDEAVFLGERVVIMNPRPGHIRSILSIDLPFPRKRSGSAFQEMRRLVLNEFEKVDEPLYDVGGGI, from the coding sequence ATGTCTGGGGATATGCTTATGATCAGCGATCTGAACAAAACGTTTGTCGCCCCTGTTGGCGAAATCATTGCATTAAACAACATTCAGCTCAACGTTCGAAAAGGTGAATTAGTAACCATCATTGGTCCGAGCGGATGTGGTAAAAGCACTTTGCTTAAAATTGTGGCTGGCTTAGATATGCAGTATACGGGAACCGTTTTGCTCAACGGAAAACCTATTACAGGCCCCAGCATAGAGAAAGGATTTATTTTTCAGGAGCCCCGGCTATTCCCATGGTTAACGGTGGAGAAAAACATTGCATCTAATCTCTCTCTTAGAGATCCGAATGTGCGCAAAAAGGTGGAGGACCTGATTGAGCTGGTCCGTTTAAAAGGATTTGAAAAATCATATCCTCGCGAATTATCGGGTGGTATGGCTCAGCGCGTCTCCATTGCCAGAGCATTGCTGCGTAATCCGGATGTATTACTGCTCGATGAGCCGTTCGGAGCACTCGATGCATTTACTCGCTCTCATTTGCAGGAAGTGCTGCTTGATATTTGGCAACGTAATGGAACAACCATGCTGTTTGTAACCCATGATCTCGATGAAGCCGTCTTCCTGGGGGAACGAGTCGTCATTATGAATCCGCGTCCAGGCCATATTCGAAGTATTCTTTCGATTGACTTGCCTTTTCCCCGAAAAAGATCAGGTAGTGCGTTTCAGGAGATGCGCAGACTGGTATTAAATGAGTTCGAAAAGGTAGATGAGCCTTTATATGACGTAGGCGGCGGTATATAG
- a CDS encoding aliphatic sulfonate ABC transporter substrate-binding protein, with protein MKKSHLVLVMVLALSLLTMACASKTSNENASGSGTSQNVTVKIGIQGSGGLFGKAREEKWFEQEFEKTGAKVEWIEFQSGPPMTEAIASNKLDIASLGNMPIIAAQAANIPFKIVSQVLDGKNNVAIIVPAGSTAQSLSDLKGKKIAVTKGSNAYNFLYRGLEKSGLTDKDFEIIQLQPDETQSAFETGSVDAWATWDPYITLNTLTGKGKVLSDGEQLGVLSPSFTIAGTGFAEEHPELVTLYLKVVNKALKWESEHETEAIDRYAAERNVPASVISGTFERSRMINTSVNEDIVNEMQQTADFQYEMKNIRNQVVIKSITDNQYIDAALKDPLK; from the coding sequence ATGAAAAAATCTCATCTGGTTCTAGTTATGGTGCTCGCGTTGTCTTTATTGACAATGGCTTGTGCATCCAAAACTTCAAATGAAAATGCAAGTGGTTCAGGTACGAGCCAAAATGTAACCGTGAAAATCGGGATTCAGGGCAGCGGTGGCTTATTCGGTAAAGCACGCGAAGAAAAATGGTTTGAACAAGAATTTGAAAAAACAGGTGCCAAAGTGGAATGGATCGAGTTTCAGAGCGGACCGCCCATGACAGAGGCAATTGCATCCAATAAGCTGGATATTGCCAGCCTGGGGAACATGCCAATTATCGCGGCACAAGCCGCAAATATTCCTTTCAAAATCGTATCGCAAGTTCTGGACGGAAAAAATAACGTTGCAATTATTGTACCTGCTGGTAGTACCGCTCAGTCACTTAGTGACCTGAAAGGCAAAAAGATTGCCGTTACAAAAGGAAGCAATGCTTACAACTTTTTATACCGTGGTTTGGAGAAATCTGGTTTAACGGATAAAGATTTTGAAATCATTCAGTTACAGCCAGATGAGACACAGTCTGCGTTTGAAACCGGCAGTGTGGATGCCTGGGCGACATGGGACCCTTACATTACACTCAATACCTTAACTGGAAAAGGAAAAGTGCTGTCCGACGGAGAGCAGCTTGGTGTATTGTCGCCTTCATTTACGATTGCGGGAACTGGTTTTGCAGAGGAACATCCAGAGCTTGTTACTCTGTACTTGAAGGTAGTTAATAAAGCATTGAAGTGGGAAAGCGAGCATGAAACCGAAGCGATCGACAGATATGCAGCTGAACGTAATGTTCCTGCCAGTGTAATCAGTGGGACATTCGAACGTTCCCGCATGATTAACACGTCAGTTAATGAAGATATCGTAAACGAAATGCAGCAAACTGCGGATTTTCAATACGAAATGAAGAACATTCGAAATCAGGTCGTCATCAAATCAATAACGGACAATCAATATATCGACGCAGCTCTCAAGGATCCACTGAAATAA
- a CDS encoding ABC transporter permease, with the protein MRAEKAVIPPLIPKKNSVKRRKLYLRASNTVLGLFVPVTLLLVWEVAGVMGYLNPVLLPTPSSIWKELVSMTETGELVKHLGISTWRALLGFLIGGGLGLCMGLWVGFSYKTERLLDPSFQMLRTLPHLAIAPLFILWFGFGETSKLLLIAKGAFFPLYVNTFLGIRSVDSKLFDVGKVLQFSKWQMITKLILPASLPNIFLGIRLSVSVAWLGLVVAELMGSSAGLGYLINDARSFSLTTVVFVGIIVFAVVGKLSDSIIKFLEARALRWQDGFKGEESK; encoded by the coding sequence ATGCGTGCGGAAAAGGCGGTTATCCCGCCTTTAATTCCAAAGAAAAACTCGGTTAAGAGGCGAAAACTTTACTTAAGGGCTAGCAATACGGTACTAGGGCTTTTCGTTCCGGTGACTCTGCTACTCGTGTGGGAGGTGGCCGGGGTTATGGGATATTTGAACCCCGTTCTACTGCCAACGCCAAGCAGTATATGGAAAGAGCTTGTCAGCATGACGGAGACGGGTGAACTTGTGAAGCATTTGGGCATATCAACGTGGAGAGCTCTGCTTGGTTTTCTAATCGGAGGTGGTCTTGGCCTATGCATGGGTTTGTGGGTGGGATTCTCTTACAAGACAGAGCGACTGCTGGACCCTTCTTTTCAAATGTTGCGGACGCTGCCCCACTTGGCCATTGCTCCCCTGTTCATTTTGTGGTTCGGTTTCGGTGAAACTTCAAAATTGTTGCTGATCGCTAAAGGCGCTTTCTTTCCGCTGTATGTTAATACTTTTCTGGGTATCCGATCGGTTGACAGCAAGCTTTTTGATGTAGGAAAGGTGCTGCAATTCAGCAAATGGCAGATGATCACGAAGTTAATTCTTCCCGCATCTCTGCCGAATATCTTTCTGGGTATCCGATTATCCGTCAGTGTCGCCTGGCTGGGTTTGGTCGTTGCCGAATTGATGGGTTCTAGTGCAGGCTTGGGTTACCTGATCAATGATGCCAGATCGTTCTCACTGACCACCGTAGTGTTTGTGGGAATCATTGTTTTTGCTGTCGTGGGAAAACTATCAGATTCCATCATTAAGTTTCTGGAAGCGAGAGCGTTACGGTGGCAAGACGGTTTTAAAGGAGAAGAATCAAAATGA
- a CDS encoding ABC transporter permease, which produces MSKLEIGKQTERAGDWLSRIPGRLHGWIIPLAILLIWELASALQLVSATMLPAPSKIAEQFMRLILNGELLEHLGISSYRAGLGFLLGTAAGLMLGLSTGLGKLAERTLDPSLQMLRMIPLLSLIPLFILWFGVGEFSKILMISLGAFFPVYVNTFLGIRNVDMKLIEVSRIYQYSKWELLGKLIIPAALPNILLGVRLSLGAAWLVLVVAEMMGTSAGVGYMIQDARAYSQTDIVFVGIVVFAVVGKLSDSTVRLLENRWLRWRDTFKG; this is translated from the coding sequence ATGAGCAAGCTGGAGATTGGAAAACAAACCGAACGAGCAGGAGACTGGCTGAGCAGAATTCCGGGTCGTCTTCACGGGTGGATTATTCCGTTAGCTATTCTCCTCATCTGGGAATTGGCTTCTGCCCTTCAGCTGGTTTCAGCGACTATGCTACCTGCTCCTTCCAAGATTGCAGAGCAGTTCATGCGTCTAATCTTGAACGGCGAGTTGCTGGAACATCTCGGGATCAGCTCCTATCGAGCGGGCTTGGGATTTCTGCTTGGAACAGCTGCCGGGCTCATGCTCGGTCTATCCACAGGGCTTGGGAAATTAGCAGAGCGCACACTTGACCCCTCATTACAGATGCTGCGGATGATCCCGCTCCTTTCCCTTATTCCACTATTCATTTTATGGTTTGGTGTAGGAGAGTTTTCAAAAATTCTAATGATCTCGCTAGGCGCGTTTTTTCCTGTATATGTGAATACATTTCTCGGTATACGAAACGTTGATATGAAGCTGATTGAAGTCTCCCGGATTTACCAGTATTCAAAATGGGAGCTACTCGGAAAACTCATTATTCCTGCGGCGCTTCCCAATATTCTACTTGGAGTCAGATTGTCTCTGGGCGCGGCGTGGCTAGTCCTTGTTGTGGCTGAAATGATGGGAACCAGCGCAGGTGTCGGCTACATGATACAGGATGCCCGTGCTTACTCGCAAACGGATATTGTATTTGTCGGTATTGTAGTCTTTGCGGTTGTAGGAAAGCTCTCGGATTCGACTGTCCGGCTCCTTGAAAACAGATGGCTTCGCTGGCGAGATACGTTCAAAGGGTAA
- a CDS encoding LLM class flavin-dependent oxidoreductase, whose protein sequence is MGTRQEQLHLGAFIYYTGHHHYGWRRSDSGAEQIFDYKFYRSIAQTAERGKFDMMFLADLLYVMGADQSAAGMLDPLTLLSALATDTEKLGLTATVSTTYNEPYNVARKFATLDHISEGRAGWNIVTSQLDVEANNYGRTEHPEHGLRYKMAREFVEVATLLWDSWEDQSLIVDRQAGQFADPSKLKEVSYKGQWYSTQGTINVPRSPQGYPVLIQAGSSEPGQDFAANYGEVIFTAQQSLNAAKEFYKNVKSKLARYGREQGSMKIMPGLSPILGKTEQEAQRKYQELQELIPPAAAVGMLSGMLKFDLSEYPVEGQLPDIPDPVEASNGMKSRVQLIMDMARKDKLSILELGRRLIGARGHMQFVGTYEQLADLMQQWFEEYGCDGFNIMPPVLPGDLNEFVDHVVPILQARGLFRTDYTGSTLRDHLGLDRPGINHFQKENALDKTSIII, encoded by the coding sequence ATGGGGACGAGACAAGAGCAACTTCATCTAGGAGCATTCATTTATTATACAGGTCATCATCACTACGGCTGGCGCCGTTCGGATTCAGGTGCTGAACAGATTTTTGATTATAAATTTTATCGTTCCATCGCACAGACGGCTGAACGTGGGAAGTTTGACATGATGTTTCTGGCTGATCTCCTCTACGTGATGGGCGCTGATCAATCGGCTGCAGGAATGCTGGACCCGCTAACGCTCCTGTCGGCATTGGCTACAGATACGGAAAAGTTGGGTTTGACCGCCACAGTGTCGACGACCTATAACGAGCCGTATAACGTAGCTCGAAAATTTGCCACATTGGATCATATCAGTGAAGGACGCGCAGGATGGAATATCGTGACCTCCCAATTGGATGTTGAAGCCAATAACTATGGAAGAACCGAGCATCCCGAGCATGGGCTTCGATATAAAATGGCCCGGGAATTTGTCGAAGTAGCCACCCTGCTCTGGGATAGTTGGGAAGATCAATCCTTAATTGTGGATCGGCAGGCTGGACAATTTGCGGACCCGTCTAAACTAAAGGAAGTTTCATATAAGGGGCAGTGGTATTCTACCCAAGGTACAATCAATGTGCCTCGTTCCCCGCAAGGATATCCTGTACTCATCCAAGCCGGATCATCCGAACCGGGACAGGATTTTGCTGCCAACTACGGTGAAGTGATTTTCACGGCCCAGCAGTCTCTGAATGCTGCGAAAGAGTTCTATAAGAACGTCAAATCCAAACTCGCACGATATGGGCGCGAACAAGGCAGCATGAAAATAATGCCTGGTTTATCACCGATTTTGGGTAAGACGGAGCAGGAAGCTCAGCGAAAATATCAAGAACTGCAGGAGTTAATTCCTCCGGCTGCCGCAGTGGGTATGTTATCCGGAATGCTTAAGTTTGACCTTTCGGAGTATCCTGTCGAAGGCCAGCTGCCTGACATTCCAGATCCCGTGGAGGCTTCCAATGGCATGAAAAGCCGGGTACAGCTGATTATGGACATGGCTCGAAAAGATAAGTTGTCCATTCTTGAGTTGGGTCGGAGGCTGATAGGGGCAAGAGGGCATATGCAGTTTGTAGGTACCTATGAACAACTGGCTGATTTGATGCAACAATGGTTTGAAGAATATGGTTGTGACGGATTTAATATCATGCCGCCCGTTCTGCCGGGAGATTTGAATGAATTTGTGGATCATGTGGTGCCGATTCTTCAAGCACGTGGACTCTTCCGCACGGATTATACGGGCAGCACGCTTCGTGATCATCTTGGGCTGGATCGTCCGGGAATCAACCATTTTCAAAAAGAGAACGCGTTAGACAAGACCTCCATAATTATATGA
- a CDS encoding sigma-70 family RNA polymerase sigma factor, translated as MDKLSKVSTALTEQQFSDRLEACKEKLYRFAFSYVKNEQEALEIISEASYKGFLSYEKVNSPDYFETWMTRIVINCSLDHIRRKKKYTYMEDSIIPFAAEESSMGLEEQWDLYEALDHLHPEDRAFIVLKFFQDQRFKDMAEVLSLPESTVKTRFYKILNKLKKHLTKEEVDFT; from the coding sequence GTGGACAAACTGAGCAAGGTAAGTACAGCACTAACTGAACAGCAGTTCAGTGATCGTCTGGAGGCATGTAAAGAAAAGCTTTATCGCTTCGCATTCTCTTATGTGAAAAATGAACAGGAAGCACTGGAGATCATATCGGAAGCCTCTTATAAAGGTTTTCTATCTTATGAAAAAGTGAATAGTCCTGATTATTTTGAAACCTGGATGACCCGGATCGTCATCAACTGTTCTCTGGATCACATCAGACGAAAGAAGAAATACACGTATATGGAAGACAGTATAATACCGTTTGCAGCCGAAGAGAGTTCCATGGGGCTTGAAGAGCAATGGGATTTGTACGAAGCACTTGATCACCTGCATCCCGAAGATAGGGCATTTATCGTTTTGAAATTTTTCCAGGATCAGCGATTCAAGGATATGGCAGAGGTGCTGTCCCTGCCGGAAAGCACGGTGAAGACCAGGTTCTATAAGATCTTAAACAAACTCAAAAAACATCTGACCAAGGAAGAGGTTGATTTTACATGA
- the alr gene encoding alanine racemase: MYRDTWAEIDLTQIRENVIQIRKFLPRSTKLMAVVKANAYGHGDIETAKEAVEAGADYLACAFIEEAIRIRNAGLKQPILILIPIRPELVPLALEHDLMLTVTQASWFHEMRKYKPVHTPHKLSVHVKMDTGLGRIGIRTQEEWLEMVPWLRAPDVVVDGFYTHFATAGEADNRYLQLQIQRFLEMKEWSSMSRIPINHYHCAGSVAALRFPELCMDMARIGAAIYGFYPKKLVPNIQLKPAFSMHSRLLQTKKLKKGEYVGYNNAYQTDSDQWIGTVPIGYADGWSQRMQNSEVLVEGVRSEIIGKISMDQLMVKLPMYFPEGSKVTFIGYSGEQEIPIQELAHHIGGVSQEITSSITDRVLRIYKEGGEFHHEITGSRTRTY, translated from the coding sequence ATGTACCGAGATACTTGGGCTGAAATAGATTTAACGCAAATTCGCGAGAATGTCATACAGATCCGCAAATTTCTACCCCGTTCGACCAAACTAATGGCAGTTGTTAAAGCAAATGCATACGGGCATGGAGATATTGAGACAGCCAAAGAAGCAGTAGAGGCAGGCGCGGATTATTTAGCGTGTGCCTTCATTGAAGAAGCCATCCGCATTAGAAATGCTGGCTTAAAACAACCGATTCTTATTTTGATTCCGATTCGTCCCGAACTTGTACCTCTGGCTCTGGAACATGATTTGATGCTTACCGTTACACAAGCGTCGTGGTTTCATGAGATGAGAAAATACAAGCCTGTTCATACCCCGCATAAGTTATCTGTGCATGTGAAAATGGATACTGGACTTGGGCGAATCGGTATACGCACGCAAGAAGAGTGGCTTGAAATGGTTCCATGGCTCAGAGCGCCAGATGTAGTAGTCGACGGGTTCTATACCCACTTCGCGACTGCAGGTGAGGCAGACAACCGTTATCTACAGCTTCAGATTCAACGCTTCCTGGAAATGAAAGAGTGGAGCAGTATGTCACGGATTCCAATCAATCATTATCACTGTGCCGGAAGTGTAGCGGCACTTCGATTCCCGGAATTGTGCATGGATATGGCTCGCATAGGAGCTGCAATCTATGGCTTTTATCCGAAAAAACTAGTACCTAACATCCAACTAAAGCCGGCATTCAGTATGCATAGTAGATTATTACAAACGAAAAAATTAAAAAAAGGCGAATATGTGGGCTACAACAATGCTTATCAAACAGACTCAGATCAATGGATCGGAACCGTACCTATCGGCTATGCCGATGGATGGTCGCAGAGAATGCAAAATTCGGAGGTGTTGGTGGAAGGGGTTCGTTCAGAAATTATTGGGAAAATCTCCATGGATCAATTGATGGTCAAGCTTCCGATGTATTTTCCGGAAGGATCAAAGGTGACCTTCATTGGCTATTCAGGTGAGCAGGAAATTCCGATTCAGGAGCTGGCCCATCATATCGGTGGTGTCTCTCAAGAAATAACGAGTTCCATCACGGACAGAGTATTACGAATTTATAAAGAAGGTGGGGAGTTTCATCATGAAATCACGGGGAGTCGTACAAGAACCTATTGA
- a CDS encoding D-alanyl-D-alanine carboxypeptidase family protein has protein sequence MKSRGVVQEPIETSVSNEELFQGYLVLINDQNPIRRQVQVHQLESLDSLPSIKKLNKEMLLEKQCFNQFHALLKACGGTDEIVAVSAYRTKEDQVQIYQDCLIEQGSEYTSKYVALPDHSEHQTGLAIDVGKLKSNIDFIAPSFPDTGIYKSFRQHAIKFGFILRYKQEKESITRIAYEPWHFRYVGYPHSKIMEENNLCLEEYIDFVQQYRYSGEQLTMKEKDMTIQIYYVPADKGKSSHIPILSCDSYRISGTNREGFIVTTFSKN, from the coding sequence ATGAAATCACGGGGAGTCGTACAAGAACCTATTGAAACCAGCGTAAGTAACGAAGAATTATTTCAAGGGTACTTAGTGTTAATAAATGATCAAAACCCAATCAGAAGGCAAGTACAAGTCCATCAACTAGAGTCATTGGATTCCCTGCCTTCAATAAAGAAGTTAAATAAGGAGATGCTTCTGGAGAAGCAGTGCTTCAATCAATTTCATGCTCTGCTTAAAGCTTGTGGGGGGACGGATGAAATTGTCGCTGTCAGCGCATATCGAACCAAAGAAGATCAAGTCCAGATCTATCAAGATTGTTTGATAGAACAGGGTTCCGAATATACTTCCAAATACGTAGCCTTGCCTGACCATAGTGAACACCAAACGGGGTTGGCTATCGATGTGGGTAAATTGAAATCGAATATCGATTTTATTGCTCCTTCCTTTCCGGATACGGGCATTTACAAGTCCTTCAGACAACATGCCATAAAATTCGGTTTTATCCTTCGATATAAACAAGAAAAAGAATCAATCACTCGTATTGCTTATGAGCCATGGCATTTTAGATATGTAGGATATCCCCATTCCAAAATCATGGAAGAAAACAATCTATGTTTAGAGGAATACATCGATTTTGTACAGCAATATCGATACTCTGGAGAGCAGCTCACGATGAAAGAAAAGGACATGACAATCCAGATATATTATGTTCCCGCGGATAAAGGGAAATCCAGCCATATCCCGATCTTGAGTTGTGATTCTTATCGGATATCAGGAACGAATCGTGAAGGATTCATTGTTACGACTTTTTCCAAAAATTAA
- the vanG gene encoding D-alanine--D-serine ligase VanG has product MQKKSIAVLFGGCSGEYNVSLSSAASVIENLDTEKYNLVLIGITQQGAWLRYSGTVEDIRNDRWHLHPSCIPSFFSPSREVRGLIELVHTEYHVTPIDVVFPVLHGKYGEDGTLQGLLELAGIPFVGCGMLSSALCMDKELAHKLVQAAGIDTPRSLTIHRSERMEEVLPAIEALGFPLFVKPARSGSSLGISKVNNMQELITGIEHAFIHDSKVVIEQNVNGFEVGCAVLGNSDPIIGMIDEIELQGHFFDFSEKYSLISSKIHLPARIDEHTAMKVKESALTIYKTLGCRGLARVDMFLNTDGRIVFNEVNTIPGFTSNSRYPNMLQAGGMTYANILNQLIDLAIDEN; this is encoded by the coding sequence ATGCAGAAAAAGTCGATTGCGGTCTTGTTTGGCGGATGTTCAGGTGAGTATAACGTTTCTTTGAGCTCGGCCGCTTCAGTGATTGAAAATTTGGATACGGAAAAATACAATCTTGTGTTAATTGGAATTACACAGCAAGGTGCTTGGCTCAGATATAGTGGAACGGTTGAGGATATTCGCAATGATCGATGGCATTTGCATCCGAGTTGTATCCCATCCTTTTTCTCGCCGAGTAGAGAAGTCAGAGGACTCATTGAGCTTGTTCATACGGAATATCATGTAACACCGATTGATGTTGTGTTTCCAGTGCTTCATGGCAAATACGGTGAGGATGGGACCTTGCAAGGATTATTGGAACTGGCGGGTATACCGTTTGTTGGATGTGGCATGTTATCCTCCGCGTTATGTATGGACAAGGAACTGGCTCATAAACTGGTGCAGGCAGCAGGAATAGATACGCCTCGTTCCCTTACAATACATAGGAGTGAACGCATGGAAGAAGTGCTACCAGCAATAGAAGCACTGGGTTTCCCACTCTTTGTTAAGCCGGCTAGATCAGGATCGTCATTAGGCATATCGAAGGTGAATAACATGCAAGAGTTGATTACCGGAATAGAACACGCCTTCATACACGACAGCAAAGTAGTCATTGAGCAAAATGTTAACGGTTTTGAGGTGGGTTGTGCTGTATTGGGCAATTCTGATCCCATAATCGGCATGATTGATGAGATTGAGCTACAGGGGCACTTTTTTGACTTCTCGGAAAAGTACTCCTTGATCAGTTCGAAGATTCACTTGCCAGCCCGCATTGATGAGCACACTGCAATGAAGGTTAAAGAGAGTGCTCTGACTATTTATAAAACGCTTGGGTGTAGAGGGTTAGCACGCGTAGATATGTTCCTGAACACTGATGGAAGAATTGTGTTCAATGAAGTCAACACGATACCTGGCTTCACATCGAATTCCCGCTATCCTAACATGCTCCAAGCTGGCGGCATGACTTATGCAAATATTCTTAACCAGCTCATAGATCTCGCCATTGATGAGAATTGA